AACCTAGCAAGTACCGACGGAAAAAAAGTAGTTGAAGCATGCTCACATGTGGTCTTTTTTTTTTAAGATTTCACTGTGTAAAATCCAAATGTAAAAGCAGTCCGTCAATCAGGATAATGGTTTGAGAGataaaaattcaaaattcaaaattgaaGGTTAATGTCATTCTCATGGGTCATTGTTGCATGCATGCAATCATGCTGCACTTCTCCCTAGTCCACTCCTTTTTTTAACCTTGTTTTCCTTTAACGGCCAACCAACCGTGCATATGTTTTCCACAGGTTCTTGAAGCCAGTAGTCATCAACCATGCATATCTCTAGAAAAAGTCCACTAGACGagatctcctcacttcctcgataATGAGTGGTCCTAGTGATATAACTGCCCATCCGGTTATACTACGTGTGATTCACTCGGTTCAGCGCCTGCATCTTCTGAGCCATCGTCTTCTTCCTACGTGCTAACGCAATGGCTAGGGCTCTAGTGTTTCTTGCGCTCTTGTGCCTTGTGACCTCTGCGCTGGTTTGCGTCGGCGAAGCGAGGAAGATGGTTGGGGTGTACATGCTCAAGAAAGGGGATTTTTCAGTGAAGGTCACAAACTGGGGCGCCACTATCATGTCGATCATCCTCCCCgacagcaaaggtatgatgatCAGACGATGTTCCTCCCTTTCAATATAAAATAAAACCAGACATTATTCTTTTGTTGGTAGCCAGAAATCATGTAGCCTCTTAGGATGTCACATGCTGGCTTTTTTCCAGGGTTAAGTAATATCAAATTTAATTTATGGTGTTGATATCAATGAATATACCCAAAGATGAACCAAAAAACCACCCATGCGCAAATTCGATGAGTATTCACAATTGAGTTTTATCGGTGTAACAAATTATAGCATTAAAAATGAAATATAAGCCATTTCTTTTTACAAGAACCTAGGGGAGTTAGATTTCACAATTATATATTTCTCATGCATATATAGATGATGTTTTAGGCACCAACACGATCTCTAATGTGCATTTTTATCATTAATTTCCTAGGGTCATGTTAGGAGAAAAAATTCTTGCAGCTCTCTTTCATGTGTGTCCATTGAGTGAATAGCACAAAACTACCACTTTTCGtgttagggttccaaaaaactatcaCAAATTTGTTTGTGACCGATAACTACCAGAATCGGCGTctgctgtttcaaaaaacccaaaatgcccgtTGCTAAGAAATTAATccggtttatgacaggtggggctgGCGGCTAAATGAACCGTCTGTTTGAccctgggacccacatgtcagtgtctctcTCATTTTCTTcactccccctctcttcctctcttcttctccttttctcaGACGCCCAGTACACCGGAGACAGTGGCCCGACCATGGCCGCCGGGCACACTACTGGCCCACGCGCACGACGACGTTCTCGCGGACGGCGGCGTTCAGCAGGGCGACGAAATCCCAGCCGCCTCTCCTTCCAGCAGCGCCGGTCGCCCCTCCTTCCACCTCGCCGGGGTTGGCCTAGCTCGATGCGCCGCCCGCCTCGGCCTGCAGCCATGGCGCCCGAGGCGCCGCCCTCCACGGCCTGGATCCATGGCGCCACCGCCGGAGGCGCTTCCCCGCTTTGCCGGCTAACCCCAGTAGCCACCGCTCGTGCAGGGTCCAGGCGGAGGTGGTTTGCGGCTGCAAGTGGCACGGGCGGCTAACTCCGGTGGCCTCCCTGGATGGGATCCTCCATGGCGGCAGCCCGCGGGGCGGGGGAGTCGTCCACCCGCAGCCCGCACGCACTGGACGTCGACAAGCGACAGAAGAGAGCTCCGCGGTGGCGCCATGGCTGCTGGCCGGCGGGCTCGTCACAGCGGCTACTGGCCGGCGGGCTTGGCTGCGGGCGCACGGCCACGGCGCCACCGGCCAGATGAACTCGATTGCTTTTTTAAAAAGTTTAGAGGAACCCGATTGCTTTTTTTAAGTTTATAGGGACCCGGTCGAGTTTCTTAAATGTTTGCAGGGACCTGCTTGCTTTTTTATGAGgaagagacactgacatgtgggccccacatgttagttaacggtcaaacaaacggtcaaacAATCAGTTCTCTTACATGCGGGCCCCGACTGTCATAATCGTGATCAATTGTTAAATCCTCggcgatttgggttttttgaaacagcagACGCCGATTCTGGTAGTTATCAGCCACAAACAAAtttgtggtagttttttggaaccctaacacgaaaagtggtagttttatgtTATTCACTCGTGTCCATTATTAGTAAAAATTAACAATGTCCAAATATGCATATTAGAAAGTCATCTACTTACAAAAGGAAGGGTTGTGTGATAAATCTTTGACGGTCCAATAACTGAAAGGTTTTTATTCTCTTTGTAAAGAAATTGTATTCTATATCGACCAATAAATAACCGGATTACCAACCCTGAGTTTTGCCCCATACCTATACACATTGGGGTTTGGGTATCCAAACTCAGGAGTATTCCTCCAGAGAAAAAAGAACTCATGAGTGAAACTGCCATGTTTAATAGCTTCCTTCATTTGCTGTGTGCTTGTTTTTGTGTGTGAGGCTTGATATGCCGAAATGATTTTGTAGGGAATTTGGCCGATGTTGTGCTGGGTAAAGACACCCTCGCTGAATATGTTGTAAGATCTTCGAATCCCATCTTCTCCAACTATAATCCACTTATGAGCCCAACGTCTAGGATTATTGTTATCACAATTTCAATTTGTTTCCTCTGAATATTTGCTCTTGCGAACCAGAACGATACGGCCTACTTCGGGCCGCTGAGCGGGCGCGTAGCACAACGAATGGCCAGAGGCCGGTTCGTCCTCGACGGCAAAGTATACCACACGTACATCAACGACGGCAGGAACGCCATCCATGGTATGCAGTGTTCGATTCTGTCAAACAGCTACCTGCGATAACATGCGGTACTTAATTTTCTACTGTTATAGGTGGCCACAGGGGATTCAGCAAAGTCATATGGACGGTGAAGGAGTACGTCGCCGGCGGCGACTCCCCGTATATCACGCTGTACTACCGCAGCTTCGACGGGGAGCAAGGTAGGAAAAACGATACGACCCAATTCTTTACCATACAGAAAACTGTCGTGTCGTTGATCAATCATCCTTGCAACCAATATTATTAATCAGGATTCCCTGGGGACCTGGACGTGTACGCGACGTACCAGGTGTCGAGCCCGTACGTGCTGAGCATCCGCACGAACGCGACGGCGTTGAACAAGGCGACGCCGGTGAACTTCCTGCAGCACGTGTACTTCAACCTGGGCGGGCAGGGCAGCGGCGACGTGCTGGGCCACACCCTCCAGCTCTCCGCGTCCCGGTACACCCCGATGGACGAGGAGCTCCTCCCGTCGTCGGGCCGCGTCGACCCCGTGGCCGGCACCAACTACGACTTCCGGACGCCGACGCCCCTCGGCGCGCGCATCCGGCAGGTCATGGGCGGCAAGGGCGTCCGCGGGTACGACATCAACTACGTGATCGACGGGGCCGGCATGCGGAGGGTGGCGGCGGTCCGGGACGGCACGTCCGGGCGCGCGCTGCAGCTGTGGGCCAACCAGCCAGCCATGCAGCTCTACACCGGCAACGGGCTGAACAACACCAGGGGGAAGGGCGGCATCGTGTACCGGCAGTACGCTGGGTTCTGCCTCGAGACGCAGGCGTACCCGGACGCCGTGAACCACCCAGAGTTCCCGTCGGTGACGGTGAGGCCCGGCCAGGTGTACAAGCACGACATGCTCCTCAAGTTCTCCTTCTAACTTTGTACTGGCACGGTTGGTTGGCTCCATTCCCAtcgagaaaaataaaaataaaaattaggcGTGTACGATCATGATGTGTTGGGTTTGGGCCAGGACATCGGGTATCTTCTTTTCAAACGGGGCTGGCTGGCCCGTATGCTGCAATCAACGAGCCCAACTTGTTCAAGCAAAAAGTTGACTTTGAGGATCACGCTACGCTACACTCCGGTGTCGTGTCGGTGCACCGAATGCGACGAGTGAGCAGCGCAGGCATTATGCGCGAGCAGCCAAGAACCGAAAGCGCAAGGGGAGCCGTAGTGACGCGGCACACGCCACAGCCTCGGCCACGGGGCTCACGCGCGCATCAGGTGACACGACGACCCGCTACGTGCATGTACGTTTCCGGAGGGTCAGGTGGCAAAGGCAAAACCCCAACACGCATGACGCGCGACACCATAGCTACAACATCGGTTGCGTGCACTGCTCACAACGGAAACGCTTTCCGCTTTTGCGACATATATGGACATAACGTCGATCGCTTTAACAAATTATGGATTTTTTGTTAATCTTGGTCACCAGTGCACGTTGTTAAACATGAACTTAAGCAAGAACACGCAAGAGGGTTGTGTGCATTTTGCATTAAGATATGGATATAGGAGATGGTGCTGCGTTTTCAGTTATGTGCTACGTGAGCGAAATGCTATCGTGATTTCTGGTTCTTTGCTAGAGAGTGTGGCTTGAAGATTGGATTTTTCATGCAAGGCTTCCAAATGTGAAATCTTCAACAAATTGTCTATTTTTCTCGTGAAATATCTAGGCATTCGATGAATAGAACCGCGCCAACATCGGAACATGAGAGATGCATAGTTTTGCTGTTGACACGCATTGGAACGAACGAAATAAACACCAAAGATTAAACGAAATGGATGGTTCGTTCGGTGGATCATCACGGGAGGAGGAATACAGGTCCCTCTTAGGTTCACATACAAGCAAGCAAACAAACACGCGATTATTCATGGTTCAACATGGCCAGATGGGCAGGACGCTACTACGACGGGGGGCAGTTACTACAACTTCTTGAAGCGGCCGGATCGCTCATGCTCTCGCTCACTTCCCTGATGGCGGCACGGTGGTCTGGGGCTGCTCCTTCACGTTGGCGGGGGCTGCTGGAGGCGTTGCAGTGGTCGGGGActtgtccttcttctccggtcCAAATGGCGGACCGTCAACTTTGTAATAGGAACCCTAGAACACATACTTTCCGAACTTAATTTGTGAACGATTTTTACTTGCACTCTAGATAGAGTGGTGGTAAAATAACATGAGGGAATCAAAGGTAAAACAATCAAAGGGGTGATGCTACTACCTCGGTGAAAATCTTGAAAGCCTCTTCAGGGGACTTGGTTTTCAGCACGTACAGAGCTTCCTCCTGCATGCAGTGAAACGAGTTAGTCAAACTATGGTAATTGCACCAGGAAACTGAGACCGCTGAGATAATTCATACAGGTGCGGCGGCGGCAGCAAACTATGCTAGTAGTAAGTAAGTTGCTCCCCAAATATGTGAGTGGTAAATCATCTGGCTTTTGCATCTACTCCATATATGATGGATTCCTAATATTTTCAATTAATGTATCTCCTCTAGTTAGTATTCAATTAATATATTCAGATTGAAGCTTTGAATCTCGGATCTAAATTTCTCAAGATCCAACTTCTTGTCGATCTATTTTGCCCATACATGAGGCATACTATGTATTAGTGCTAGACTGGATAACACAAACAAATATCTATGAACATACGAGCAAGGGATCCAAGTCTGAATCCATGAAACCAACTGCAATCTgcctaaaaaatcaaaaaaaaagagTAACCATCAGATTTCCTATGGCTAGAACTGTATGGATCTATGACTACAATCATAACACAAAAATGCAGATAATTACTATAAAAGGATTCAAACAGAAAAAAGCGCGCGAAACCGTGATTTCAAAAAAGCGCGCGAAAGGCGACGCGATTCAAGAACCGTATATAAGTGGCTACTGAAATTGAGCATAGGTTCATGTATACCCTGGCGCGCGCCATTTGCTCGCTGCTGAGGGTCGGGGCCTCTAGAAGGTCATCATCGTTCCGGATGTAGAAATCGTCCTCGTCGTCGTAGGAGTACTCCTGCCTCTTGATCGATCCCATCCTCTTGGGCTCACTTGGGAAGTTTGGGAGAAGATGGAAAGGGGATAGCTAGGGAGTGCGAGCACACAATGCAGGTAGGGTGGGGAGGATGGGGGTCCTTTTGTAGGCGACCGGAGGCAAGTGAGACGGTGGGGAGGGGATCGTACGTGCATAGTGAGAAGTGACACGTATCGGGCCAGATCGGCAGCTCTATCCTCTATTAATTCCAGTTCATTGCAGTTTGTAATCTCCCTGGCGCGTCCGGCCGGACGTCACGCATTAGGGGATGGTTGAATGCCAGGCCGGAGCGCATGCATGATAATTTGGTGAGGCGTAAATGCTAGCTTGCTTTGGAAGTTTGTTTTGACCCGGGTTAAACACAAGCTCATGCGTACGTGGAGATTATTGGAGAGGTTCGGTCGGTCCCTTCTTCAGTCTCGGTGCTGTCACGTATACTACGTAGTAGTAGTCCAAAATAAGAAGTTGAGATGTGCAGCAAACATGAGCATAAAATAGTGGAGTAGTAGCAACGCAGACGCAGTTAATGGGCATCTGAATGATACATTTTCCGGTTAATCAATGTCACAACATACACTTAATCATTTACCAAGGAAAAGAGAACTCCAGAAACAAACCACAGAAAAGAACAGAAGGTGATAACGGAGCAGCGAAGGTTTAGCTGATCTTGCATGCATCAGTCATCACACGTTCCGTACACACATTACGTTTACCTCGATCGGTATCTCATGTACAGGGCGCAGGGCgttgcatgcatatgcatgcatgcgcaTTTAGACCTTGAACCCGAGGTAGTTGGGCATGCCGGTGAACTTGAGCCATGTCGCCCCGTCGATGAAGGGCCCTGcggtgaactgctcggcctccttgTTCCCGATGACGCGGAACCCTGGCCAGGTGACCCTCTTGCTGGTGCCGGCGCCGGGGCCGCGGTTGCCGAACTCGGCGTAGTAGAGCGTCTTGAGCCCGAAGTCGCCGTTCCACGGCATGTACCCCTCGGGCTTGATGAAGTCGGCGATCATGCTCTCCATGATGACCAGCCGCGAGAACTCCTTCCACGGCCGGCCCAGGTAGGACGGGATCTTGAGGCGGTCCGCGAAGAGCTTCTGGTCCGGCACCAGGCGGCAGTTCTGGATCACCAGCCCGGACTTCATGTTGGGGTCCGTGCGGCCGTGCGCGGTCACCGAGTTCTGCTGGTTGTCCATGGGCCGGCGCGTGATGATGAGGCAGTTCTGGAACACGGCGGCCGAGTTGCCGAAGATGAAGTCGATGGTGCCGGAGATGACGCAGTTGCGGAAGAACTGGCGCCGGGCGTGCACATACAGCGTGTCCTGGAACGCGTCGAACCGGCAGTTGAAGAACGCCGAGAGGTCGCCCTGCACCCTCAGCGCCACCGCCTGGTGCTTCTCCGCGCCGGCCGTGTTGTGGAACCCCAT
This region of Triticum aestivum cultivar Chinese Spring chromosome 2D, IWGSC CS RefSeq v2.1, whole genome shotgun sequence genomic DNA includes:
- the LOC123049465 gene encoding galactose mutarotase translates to MARALVFLALLCLVTSALVCVGEARKMVGVYMLKKGDFSVKVTNWGATIMSIILPDSKGNLADVVLGKDTLAEYVNDTAYFGPLSGRVAQRMARGRFVLDGKVYHTYINDGRNAIHGGHRGFSKVIWTVKEYVAGGDSPYITLYYRSFDGEQGFPGDLDVYATYQVSSPYVLSIRTNATALNKATPVNFLQHVYFNLGGQGSGDVLGHTLQLSASRYTPMDEELLPSSGRVDPVAGTNYDFRTPTPLGARIRQVMGGKGVRGYDINYVIDGAGMRRVAAVRDGTSGRALQLWANQPAMQLYTGNGLNNTRGKGGIVYRQYAGFCLETQAYPDAVNHPEFPSVTVRPGQVYKHDMLLKFSF
- the LOC123049466 gene encoding uncharacterized protein; translation: MGSIKRQEYSYDDEDDFYIRNDDDLLEAPTLSSEQMARAREEALYVLKTKSPEEAFKIFTEGSYYKVDGPPFGPEKKDKSPTTATPPAAPANVKEQPQTTVPPSGK